From the Lactobacillus johnsonii genome, the window TCCTTTTTATGTCGAAATAGATAAACAATTGTAGCTATAAGTAAAACAGCAGCTCCCACTAATACAGAAACTCTAGTTTCAGGGTTAATAAGCATAAAGATAACTATAACAATCAGCATCAAAAATGCAAAGTAATTGGAAATAGGGTATAACGGTAACTTGAAAGGATGGTCTACTAGTAAATCTTGATTATTGCGTCTAAATTTTAGTTCAGCAAGTAAGATTACAAACCATGGAATCATACCTGGTAAGACTGAAGACGAGAAAACGACAACGAATAAATCTTGAGTAGATTTATTAATTGTAGCTGCAATCATATTAATAATAAATCCAATTAGTATTCCCCCGGAAATACCTAAAATTGCATGATTAGGAACAATTCGTTTAGAAATATGTCCAAAGGTTTTAGGAGCATCTCCATCATGAGCTAATTTAAAAAGCATTCTACTAGATGAATAAATTCCAGAGTTTGCTCCTGACAAGGCTGCCGTTAAAACCACAAAGTTGATAATACTTGCCGCTGCTGTAATTCCTACCTTTGCAAATGTAGTTACAAATGGAGAGCCAATATTACTTAATTCATTCCATGGATAGATCGTAACAATAACAAAAATTGCTCCAACATAGAAAATTAAGATACGCCACAAAACCGATTTAACACTTTTTACAATGGCTTTTTTAGGATTGGCTACCTCACCAGCAGATATGCCTAGTAACTCGATTCCTTCATATGAACCAACAATAATTGACATTGAGAAGAAGAACCCTTTTACTCCGCCTGTGAAAAAGCCACCATGTGACCATAGATTACTAAACCCAGTTGGCTTTCCGCCGTTCCCTACTCCAAAGAAAATTACAATGAATCCTAAAATAATCATTAAGATAATAGTTACAACTTTAATCATTGCAAACCAAAACTCTAGGGAAGCATATGCTTTGGCACTAGCTAAATTTGCTAACACTAAAAACAAAATAATAATAATTCCTGACCAAAACACATTCACTTTCGGCCACCAAAACTTTAAATATTCAGTTGCTGCAACTACTTCAGACATTCCAACAACTATATATTCAAATACATTGGCCCACTCAGCTAAATATCCCGCTAATGGATGGACATATTCAGTTGCATAATCTGCAAACGATCCTGTTCCTGGATTAACATATAGCATTTCCCCCAATGCCCGCATTACGATGTATAAAATTAAGCCAACGAACATATATGCCAGTAAAACAGATGGGCCTGTCCACTTTATAGTGGAAGTGGATCCCATGAACAATCCAACCCCAATTGCCCCACCTAAAGATATCATTTCCATTTGACCAGCAGTCATGGAACGTTTCAATTTAGGCATTGACTTTTTATTTTCCATTACTTAGTGCCACTCCTATAAAAAAAACTAGCAGTCACTTGAGAGCTAGTTTTAGATATCAAAAATTGATTAATGATATTTTAATACAGGTACGCGTTAATGCCAAGGCCTTTTTAACAAAAAATAAGGAGCTTAGCCTCAGAGCTAAATCTCCTTATATTACTTTTGCTTAAAATTCCGTTTGATTTTTTGCCAAATGGTAAGAGCTTTTCTCATGTTATCTGCTGGTACATGCTTTCGAATAGCGCGTAAAGTTGGCTTTACATGTCTCGCAGCAAAAATAAAACTACCATTTTTTTTAGTACAAATCTTAAACCGAGGAATATATTTTCCACCAAAATATACATCCGCAACTACAACGGTTACTTCATCCCACGGAATCTGTACATAGTCATTTGGATTATTATCACTATAAAACTCAAACCCTTTATCTCCGACTAAAACTTTTCCATAAGTAGGAATTCCTCTAAACCAAGTCGCAGCATCTACATATTCTGATTTTGTATTTAATGATTGAACCATATAAAAAACCTTTTCATATATAAGAAAAACGGTCTAAACAAGACCGTTTCTTATCTGATTAATTGTTATAGTAAGCCAACTACGTGACCTACAATACCAACAACAAAGATACCAATAATGATAACGATTGGTGAAACTTTCTTCTTTAATAACCACATACATAAGAAAGTTAATAGAACTGCAGCAAGACCAGGAATTAAACTATCCAAGTTTTGTTGTAAGGTTGTTTCCTTAATTCTATCTAAGGCCATACCATTACCTAAGTTGTATTCACTCAAAGCTTTGTGAATACCTTCTGCTCCTTTTGGAAGGGTGTTCCAATCAATATAAGCACCCTTTTGAAGCGGAACGCTTGAAACAACTGGTTTGAAGTTAATTGTTACCCAACGCTCAATTAAAGCACCGATAACAAACATACCCATCATAGAAGCTCCACGGGTAATCTTTTGTAATAAACCACCTGAAGCATCTTCTGTAATTTTAGTACCAGCTTTGTAACCCATTTCTTGAGTGTACCATAAGAATGCCATACGAATTACATTCCATAATACAAAGAACAAGATAGGTCCTAAGATGTTACCACTCAAAGCAAGTGAAGCACCTAATGAACCAATAATAGGACGAACAGTGTACCAAAATACCGGGTCACCAACACCGGCTAAAGGTCCCATCATACCAACTTTAACACCTTGAATAGCAGTGTTATCAACATCCGCACCGTTAGCCTTATCCTCTTCCAAAGCAAGAGTAACACCGATAATAGGTGATGCTAAGTATGGGTGTGTATTAAAGAATTCCAAGTGTCTCTTTAATGCAAGGGATAGATCTTTCTTTTCAGGATATAATTTTCTTAATGCTGGGATTAAACTGTAAGCCCAACCACCGTTTTGCATTCTTTCATAGTTCCATGAACCTTGAAGGAAAGTAGAACGCCACCAAACCTTAATACGATCTGATTTACTTAAAGTTAATTTCTTTTGTGCAGTTTCAGTCATTATATAATTAGCCTCCTCTCGCTCAAATTTTAATAATCATCCAGGATGTCGCCCAATGGGTCGCCTGAACCAGAATTAGAGTTATTGTTGTTTCCACCCTTAGAACCTTCAAGAGCAAGGTACATAATAGCAAGGGAAATACCAATACCACCAAGAGCGATCAAAGTTAATTCTTTAACGGCTGCCAAACAGAAACCAATGATGAAGAATGGCCATACTTCACGGCTAGCCATCATATTAATAACCATAGCGTAACCAACGGCAACAACCATACCACCACCGATGGTCATACCTTCGTTTAACCATGCTGGCATTGCATTTAAGCCAGCACGAACAACAGAAGCTGGAATAGCAAGTAATAATGCAGCTGGAATAGCAATTCGTAAACCTTGTAAAGCAACAGCAATCATTTGCCAACGGTCAATAGCTCTCCAGTTAGCTTCTTCTGCTTTTCTATCCATAATATGAACAATGGCAACAGAAATAGTACGAACTAACATAGTTAAGAACAAACCAGCAACGGCTAAAGGAATAGCAATACCAATCGCAGTACCAATACCCTTTTGACCTTGTCCACCTTGAACCAAAATAATAGTTGAAGCAACTGATGCTAAAGCTGCATCTGGAGCAACAGCAGCACCGATATTAGCCCAACCTAAAGCAATCATTTGTAGTGAACCGCCAAGAATAATACCAATAGTTAAGTTACCAGTAACCAAACCAATTAAAGTACATGCCACTAGAGGTTGATGGAATTGAAATTCATCAAGAATTCCTCCCATACCTGCAAAGAAGGCAACGATCACTACCAGAATCATCTGAATAGCATTCATTTAATAAATCCCCCTATAAATTATTTCTTTTCATCAACTAATTTTTGAGCCTTATCCAAAAGTTCATCCATATTTTGTTTACCATCAGAAGGAACTTTACGGACATCAAATTTAACGCCCAAGTCTTTTAATTTCTTATATGTATCAATATCTTTTTGATCCATTGCCAAAACAGTATTGACATTAACTTTACCATCACTATATGCCATGGATCCAACATTCAATTCTTTGATGTCCATTCCACCTTCAATAGCTTTAAGTGCATCTTCCGGATTTTCAAATAAGATTAATGCCTTAGTATTTCCAAAACGTGGGTCTTTTACTACTTCAAGCATCTTATTGATTGGAACAACATTTGCAGGCACACCAGCTGGTGCTGCTTCCTTAATCATTGTTTTACGAATTTTATCTTTCGCAACATTATCTGAAACAACAATGATTCGATTTGGATTCATAGCCTTAGTCCAACCAGTTGCAACTTGTCCATGAAGAAGACGTGAATCAATTCTAGCTAAAACATACTTAATATGACCATCGCCAATGACAGTACCCTCAGGAATAGCACCTTGTGGTTGTGCATTATTACTTGGAGCGGCCTTTGTCTCTTCTTTAGGCATAAGAGATTCAGGTTGTGTTTTAATTCCATCACGACCTGGTTTAACAATAGCTTTGGCAATATCATGCGCATTATCGCTTGCCATTCTTTGGCCCAAAGCTTCAATAACCATAGGTAAATTCATACCTGATACAATAGCCCAAGTATCTTCATGTTCTTTAACAAGATTATTTGCTTGGTTAAATGGTGTACCTCCCCATAGATCAATCAAAAACAATACTTGATCTTGATCATCAAAAGAAGCCACAGCTCTTTCCATCTTAGCTCTAATATCATCAGGACCTTCGTCAGGCTTTAAAATTACATGAGCCAGATTCTCTTGCTTACCAAAAATCATTTCAGCAGATTGAAAGATTCCATCAGCAAAGCCACCATGACTAGCTAGGACAATTCCTACCATTTGATTTCCCCCTTAATCAAAATATCTCCACGAATACTTTATAGCAGAATAAATGTATACGTTTGCTTTTAATATCATAACATTTTTTTATTGAAAATGCTTGCATAAAGTTAAAAAAGTAGAAAAAAAATAATAACTATACAAAAAAGGAAGAACAAAGATAATTCTTCATTCTTCCTTTAACTCATCACTTTACTCCGGCTGTCAGACTCGAACTGACGACAACCTGATTAACAGTCAGGTGCTCTACCAACTGAGCTAAGCCGGAATATTAAAAAAGAGCACGGCGACTGCCTACCCTCGCAGGCAGTTTCCCACCAACTACTCTCGGCGTTAAGAAGCTTAACTTCTGTGTTCGGCATGGGAACAGGTGTATCCTTCTTGCCATCGCCACCGTACTCTTTCTGAGCTTTTACACTCAAAACTGAATATAATCTCTAGCCTTTAAACCTTTGAGCTTTGGTCAAGTGCTCGACTGATTAGTACTAGTCCGCTCCACATATCGCTATGCTTCCACTCCTAGCCTATCTACCTCATCGTCTTTAAGGTGTCTTACTGCTTTCGCATCGGAAATCTCATCTTGAGGGGGGCTTCGCACTTAGATGCTTTCAGCGCTTATCCCTTCCATACATAGCTACCCAGCGATGCCTTTGGCAAGACAACTGGTACACCAGCGGTATGTCCATCCCGGTCCTCTCGTACTAAGGACAGCTCCTCTCAAATTTCCTACGCCCACGACGGATAGGGACCGAACTGTCTCACGACGTTCTGAACCCAGCTCGCGTGCCGCTTTAATGGGCGAACAGCCCAACCCTTGGGACCGACTTCAGCCCCAGGATGCGACGAGCCGACATCGAGGTGCCAAACCTCCCCGTCGATGTGAACTCTTGGGGGAGATAAGCCTGTTATCCCCAGGGTAGCTTTTATCCGTTGAGTGATGGCCTTTCCATGCAGTACCACCAGATCACTAAGCCCGACTTTCGTCCCTGCTCGAGTTGTAGCTCTCGCAGTCAAGCTCCCTTATACCTTTACACTCTGCGAATGATTTCCAACCATTCTGAGGGAACCTTTGGGCGCCTCCGTTACACTTTAGGAGGCGACCGCCCCAGTCAAACTGCCCACCTGACACTGTCCTCCAGAACGCTCAGCTCTGTGAGTTAGAGGATCCATCAAACAAGGGTAGTATCCCAACATTGCCTCCGGTAAGACTAGCGTCCTACTTTCTCTGGCTCCTACCTATCCTGTACATGTTTAACAAATACTCAATATCAAGCTACAGTAAAGCTCCATGGGGTCTTTCCGTCCTGTCGCGGGTAACCCGCATCTTCACGGGTATTATAATTTCACCGAGTCTCTCGTTGAGACAGTGCCCAAATCATTACACCTTTCGTGCAGGTCGGAACTTACCCGACAAGGAATTTCGCTACCTTAGGACCGTTATAGTTACGGCCGCCGTTTACTGGGGCTTCAATTCAAACCTTCGCTTACGCTAAGCTCTCCTCTTAACCTTCCAGCACCGGGCAGGTGTCAGCACCTATACGTCATCTTACGATTTTGCAGATACCTGTGTTTTTGATAAACAGTTGTTTGGGCCTATTCACTGCGGCTGATATTTTACTATCAGCACCCCTTCTCCCGAAGTTACGGGGTCATTTTGCCGAGTTCCTTAACGAGAGTTCTCTCGCTCACCTGAGTGTTCTCCACTCGACTACCTGTGTCGGTTTGCGGTACGGGTAAAATTGTTCTGGCTAGAAGCTTTTCTTGGCAGTGTGACATCATGACCTTCGCTACTTTTATTTCGCTCCGCATCACAGCTTGAAATCTAAAGACAAGCATTTGACTCATCTTTTTTCTTACTGCTTGCACATGTATTTCCAGCAACATGCGTCATTAGCCTCCTGCGTCCCTCCTTTGCTCATATCGAACAATTTCAGTACAGGAATTTCTACCTGTTGTCCATCGGCTACGCCTCTCGGCCTTACCTTAGGTCCCGACTTACCCTGGGCGGACGAGCCTGCCCCAGGAAACCTTAGTCTTTCGGCGGATAGGATTCTCACCTATCTTTCGCTACTCATACCGGCATTCTCACTTCTAAGCGCTCCATTAGTCCTCTCGATCTAACTTCGCCGCACTTAGAACGCTCTCCTACCACGCATATAATATATGCATCCACAGTTTCGGTACTATGCTTAGCCCCGGTACATTTTCGGCGCAGCGTCACTCGACTAGTGAGCTATTACGCACTCTTTAAATGGTGGCTGCTTCTAAGCCAACATCCTAGTTGTCTACGCAACTCCACATCCTTTTCCACTTAGCATAGATTTGGGGACCTTAACTGGTGATCTGGGCTGTTTCCCTTTCGACTACGGATCTTATCACTCGCAGTCTGACTCCCGTGCATTGATATCTGGCATTCGGAGTTTATCTGGATTCAGTAACCCCTGACGGGCCCCTAGTCCAAACAGCGCTCTACCTCCATTATCATTCACACGAGGCTAGCCCTAAAGCTATTTCGGAGAGAACCAGCTATCTCCAAGTTCGTTTGGAATTTCACCGCTACCCACAACTCATCCCCGCGATTTTTAACTCACGTGGGTTCGGTCCTCCAGCGTGTTTTACCACGCCTTCAACCTGGTCATGGGTAGGTCACTTGGTTTCGGGTCTACGTCATGATACTCTTTCGCCCTATTCAGACTCGCTTTCGCTCCGGCTCCGTCTTTTCTGACTTAACCTTGCACCATAACGTAACTCGCCGGTTCATTCTACAAAAGGCACGCCATTACACTTTAATGTGCTCTGACTACTTGTAGGCACACGGTTTCAGGTTCTCTTTCACTCCCCTTCCGGGGTTCTTTTCACCTTTCCCTCACGGTACTGGTTCACTATCGGTCACTAGTTAGTATTTAGCCTTGCGAGATGGTCCTCGCGGTTTCAATCGGGATTCCTCGTGTCCCGACCTACTCAGGATCCTGCTAAGTCTCTCCGCAATTTCGCGTACGGGGCTCTCACCCTCTCTGGCTTATCTTTCCAGATAATTCTGCTATCACTTCAAGTACTATATCGCAGTCCTACAACCCCAACTGGCAAGCCAGTTGGTTTGGGCTCTTTCCTGTTCGCTCGCCGCTACTTGGGAAATCGATTTTTCTTTCTCTTCCTGCAGCTACTTAGATGTTTCAGTTCACTGCGTCTTCCTTCATTAACCTTAACAGTTAATGATAATACCTCGCGGTATTGGGTTCCCCCATTCGGATATCTCCGGATCATTGCTTACTTACTGCTCCCCGAAGCCTTTCGTGGTTCGTCACGTCCTTCATCGGCTTCTAGTGCCAAGGCATTCACCATGCGCCCTTTTCTACTTGACCTATTTCAAGTTGAGTTTCTCTCTCTTCTCGGTCGCTCTTCAATCTGTTTTTTCGATTGTCTCGGTTTTTTTGCTTTTGATTATATTCAGTTTTCAATGTACTAACCCTTGAGACTTTATGTCTCAATGGAGGCTAACGGGATCGAACCGATGACCTCCTGCGTGCAAAGCAGGCGCTCTCCCATCTGAGCTAAGCCCCCATCATTGCCTTTTATCAAAGCTTTTTTGCTTTGAATGGGCCTAAATGGACTTGAACCATCGACCTCACGCTTATCAGGCGTGCGCTCTAACCAGCTGAGCTATAGGCCCGATTATGCTTGGCTTGTTATTCAAGTTGTTTGAGGTAATACCCTCAAAACTAAACAAAGTTTCTCAGTGTGCTTCCGCTTGGCT encodes:
- a CDS encoding amino acid permease, producing the protein MENKKSMPKLKRSMTAGQMEMISLGGAIGVGLFMGSTSTIKWTGPSVLLAYMFVGLILYIVMRALGEMLYVNPGTGSFADYATEYVHPLAGYLAEWANVFEYIVVGMSEVVAATEYLKFWWPKVNVFWSGIIIILFLVLANLASAKAYASLEFWFAMIKVVTIILMIILGFIVIFFGVGNGGKPTGFSNLWSHGGFFTGGVKGFFFSMSIIVGSYEGIELLGISAGEVANPKKAIVKSVKSVLWRILIFYVGAIFVIVTIYPWNELSNIGSPFVTTFAKVGITAAASIINFVVLTAALSGANSGIYSSSRMLFKLAHDGDAPKTFGHISKRIVPNHAILGISGGILIGFIINMIAATINKSTQDLFVVVFSSSVLPGMIPWFVILLAELKFRRNNQDLLVDHPFKLPLYPISNYFAFLMLIVIVIFMLINPETRVSVLVGAAVLLIATIVYLFRHKKDGVNNGE
- a CDS encoding DUF956 family protein, producing the protein MVQSLNTKSEYVDAATWFRGIPTYGKVLVGDKGFEFYSDNNPNDYVQIPWDEVTVVVADVYFGGKYIPRFKICTKKNGSFIFAARHVKPTLRAIRKHVPADNMRKALTIWQKIKRNFKQK
- a CDS encoding PTS system mannose/fructose/sorbose family transporter subunit IID produces the protein MTETAQKKLTLSKSDRIKVWWRSTFLQGSWNYERMQNGGWAYSLIPALRKLYPEKKDLSLALKRHLEFFNTHPYLASPIIGVTLALEEDKANGADVDNTAIQGVKVGMMGPLAGVGDPVFWYTVRPIIGSLGASLALSGNILGPILFFVLWNVIRMAFLWYTQEMGYKAGTKITEDASGGLLQKITRGASMMGMFVIGALIERWVTINFKPVVSSVPLQKGAYIDWNTLPKGAEGIHKALSEYNLGNGMALDRIKETTLQQNLDSLIPGLAAVLLTFLCMWLLKKKVSPIVIIIGIFVVGIVGHVVGLL
- a CDS encoding PTS mannose/fructose/sorbose transporter subunit IIC — translated: MNAIQMILVVIVAFFAGMGGILDEFQFHQPLVACTLIGLVTGNLTIGIILGGSLQMIALGWANIGAAVAPDAALASVASTIILVQGGQGQKGIGTAIGIAIPLAVAGLFLTMLVRTISVAIVHIMDRKAEEANWRAIDRWQMIAVALQGLRIAIPAALLLAIPASVVRAGLNAMPAWLNEGMTIGGGMVVAVGYAMVINMMASREVWPFFIIGFCLAAVKELTLIALGGIGISLAIMYLALEGSKGGNNNNSNSGSGDPLGDILDDY
- a CDS encoding PTS sugar transporter subunit IIB; this translates as MVGIVLASHGGFADGIFQSAEMIFGKQENLAHVILKPDEGPDDIRAKMERAVASFDDQDQVLFLIDLWGGTPFNQANNLVKEHEDTWAIVSGMNLPMVIEALGQRMASDNAHDIAKAIVKPGRDGIKTQPESLMPKEETKAAPSNNAQPQGAIPEGTVIGDGHIKYVLARIDSRLLHGQVATGWTKAMNPNRIIVVSDNVAKDKIRKTMIKEAAPAGVPANVVPINKMLEVVKDPRFGNTKALILFENPEDALKAIEGGMDIKELNVGSMAYSDGKVNVNTVLAMDQKDIDTYKKLKDLGVKFDVRKVPSDGKQNMDELLDKAQKLVDEKK